The genomic window tgtcttcataatgtttaaacaatgtacgcaatgtgtccatagagtaaactaatgttccactcgggtggccttgtgaagacccacattttgggtcaacagtgtgtgaatatattgtaaaaagttctagtgtggcacctcgtacatagaaaatagtgtgaaagcaggcagagtgtaatcctgcattggatgcctccattttagttatctggctaaatatgtccttaaacaaaagtgccatcttagatagtgaccagtgttgttttctcctcagaccacaagtagttcagcaaccagcagaggcctcatcggatgaagagaatgaagcacctaatctggcagaggggttggccaggactccaccaccaagatgtcaagagggtcctgtggagcctggcgagagagagtgacatgtgccttgaccgtccaacaacatttgtgtttgttccgcactccctctcctcagctacaccaacaccaccccttgtctgctacactgtagggccttagtgccaaccgcgccttactagcattaataatttcctaacatttgtgtgcaccaggaccacatcaataacacactgtttagaagctctggcatcacattagctagggatgacaataacagcttggggggattgggatgtcccttttatttttgtggtgccagaatacagtcaggctggctgtgtccttcacatattgcccacactattgcctctgcacactattctaacttctgtcaacatggtccaaagtagtctccacacaccctcgcccacatccacccacacacactatcatgtgaatgttttattttttgacatgtaataaatccattgcgacatatcttgttgtttcccgaaatcttattttttacttgtttatgttttagtgtttaagggttaaaaaaaaaaatgattattgactgccactaaggaactacgaaatacgcttcaaaatacttagtggactttgtttgcatagaaagctgtattgaatgttgctattgtgtcttataaaattttgttgtatgctttacgttagtagaaaatgaacacatgctggatgtccttcaggagaatatttctaatcatatgtgagacattgctgtatgtgttaaaatgaatgtgtcatgataggaaatattataatgtagttaagtatttcatttatcaggccaacactctcctgctgtggccacttcctgccttggccacagatggcagcagagagcactatcatacatgacaaacaaggaatcgcaacattcactacatgttcgtagtaggttcacaatacgtgtatttgagtcagtatattttggtcagtattgttaacaaaaccagtagtggcttaaaaacacaaaggctgtgttcacacaatgtagaaatagagtggctgtgcgccatttaaagtgaaatattgctaagtttttttctaaaagaatggatgttatttggaaatgtccttatttagtgttttaatggcgcacatccacaacattacaacattgtgtcgagatcctttgggtgtttagaatccactgctgtttttgttagctatactgagtgaaatacacgtattgtgaagccactagcgaagatgtagtgaatgctgcgattccttctttttgaggtctgagcctgctctatgctgacatctgtagccaaggcaggaagtggccagagcaggagaggcttgtgatgagcactaacatattttgggacattaatgttattatcatgacactatcatttccacatagagctctatgtccgatggtagtagaaatctcctcctgcaggacatccagcatgtggtcattatgtacaaagtggaggatatataaacgtacacacaataaactacataatgtagcgtttacactggcagattgatgtgatggattttggataagaaatccaggagatgactgtagacaaggaacaggtgatcaagtaaagagcgagatttctaatctttgaatacactcttctgtgttttacagaaaaaaaatggatgataaaataatatttttgaaccgcaacctaagtagaccacatccagctggcgcacctgggtgatgtgtggagggatatatgtggtgtgttaatagtgattgttaagaagtgagatggactgtggcactagaagatatcagatcctgttacatatcccacactagaaagttagacatatagtgcgcaccctgctggtcactccataggaaatgcacatgttttgatcacatcaatctttcagcacactaggttcaaaggactatacaattaacattagcatgatgtgaccatgctcgataattactggccagtagtatatcgagtgaggtaatgtgtattttcgaacactactatgtgggaacacacaacatgttttacatacattgaaaaggcagacacattgtttagtcgaataagaaaatatattttttgttttagtaaaaagagaatgaaaattaaatatcaaccaatacatcgggttcaaacaacaaaagaaaataaaaaaacacatcccagagacaggtgacatacatgcgggaaaacatcagtcctgtggccgtggctcataagggaggctgtgaaaggggcacgggcacggcgccttcaggagtcatgaagtagtcagcaaagaggttcctgaccactatcccgcggttgagttgtctcccttggccatagttgataggggcactaaaagctggcagtgtctccacgttcacctccggggtgggagcatagtcccgaaggtagttgtggagaacacaggcagctttaatgaccaggtcaactgtggccaatttcaactgcagggcagtggtaaacactctccactgactagtcatgatcccgaaggcgcactccacgaagttacgtgcccggctcagcctccggttaaatagtctcccccgttcatccagccctctccgtgggtaagggcgcagcaggttgttgagtaaagggaaggcttgatcccctaccatgacgaatggagcgggatgcgtggtacccggaagaggagtgggaggaggtagagtcacgtgatctaagagtatgcgccgcccaaactctgatctcagtagcgcccgggagtccccagtactgccataggagccgacgtcgatggcaaggaaacgatacgtggaatcaacaaccgcgatcaggaccacagaaaaaaatttcttataattgaaatactgtgatcctgatcgcggtggttgcttcacacgtatgtgcttaccatcaaccgcccctatacagttggggaaattggccacagactgaaagcctgctgctgactgcaaccaaatctcccgggtcggactgggcatcacgatgggctgcaaatgctcccagatcacggcgcacgtgcaactcacaattccagagatggtggacgtaccaaccctgaattggaggtgcaacgatacataactctcccctgtcgccaagaatctgtgaaaaaatgaaaaatagtattttatgattctatttcacattcagctacatattaaattattacatattttaacactatattagatttcactacaattacatgaacaaatagttcgcattaaaataaagcatcttcaccttaacgttatgagcagacgtcccacaggagggatggatttccgcatgtaggtgtcctgtctctggagatgtggggtcaaaatggaaagtaaattatcaaaggcctccataggcaggcgcacgaagtcctggaacttgtcaggatgtctgcaacaaattaagaaaaatattgatcactaatattacacacaaacacacatcataggaagatgtcatacggtttacaaatgttgaaattaacatcaaacgttgtaaggataaacaaaaaacataataaaattatggactttggggtaaacatttggggacagtaacctttacatttgcaatattacattcaaagatttgccgactttgatgtattcaaatcgacataccgtcgcaaatcatcatacaggcaaccaatgtggccccgggtctccctccgaacattgatggggtggacccaatatcgccgtcccacctcctgcagacggcgctgctctgcgtctttttgcctctgagaagaatttttgaaaaattaaatttattatttttaagacatctcaattagtcac from Dendropsophus ebraccatus isolate aDenEbr1 chromosome 1, aDenEbr1.pat, whole genome shotgun sequence includes these protein-coding regions:
- the LOC138773779 gene encoding uncharacterized protein, with translation MEAFDNLLSILTPHLQRQDTYMRKSIPPVGRLLITLRFLATGESYVSLHLQFRVGTSTISGIVSCTCAVIWEHLQPIVMPSPTREIWLQSAAGFQSVANFPNCIGAVDGKHIRVKQPPRSGSQYFNYKKFFSVVLIAVVDSTYRFLAIDVGSYGSTGDSRALLRSEFGRRILLDHVTLPPPTPLPGTTHPAPFVMVGDQAFPLLNNLLRPYPRRGLDERGRLFNRRLSRARNFVECAFGIMTSQWRVFTTALQLKLATVDLVIKAACVLHNYLRDYAPTPEVNVETLPAFSAPINYGQGRQLNRGIVVRNLFADYFMTPEGAVPVPLSQPPL